In Gammaproteobacteria bacterium, the sequence CTCGTGGCACAGCCAACATGGCAACGGTCGCAATGGAGGTCGGCTATGAGTCCGAGGCTGCTTTCAACCGGGCTTTCAAAAAACTAACCGGCTTTCCGCCCGCCACTTGGCGTAAGCGCCAAACCCAACAGGGCCTAGCCGCGGCCGGATAGCAGTGACTTGCGGGGCGCGTGCAGCGAGCTATGCTCAAGCCGGGTAACAGGCATGGCGCACCCGGAGCATTTGAGATATGAGCCCACGCATTGCTGTACCGCACGCTGTCATGGCGTTTGCCCTGGTCGCCGCGCTGACGGTTAAATTTGTCCTACTCCCGCCACTCGACCATTTTTTACGTATCTGGCGCTGACTCTCACTTCTGTGACTCCTCGATGGCAAGCTCGGCGGCTCGAATCTGATAATGTTTTGCATCATCGCCAGATTTGCCGGTTATCGAAACCGGATGGGCTACTCGAGGATGAATGTAATTTCGGTGAGTGCCCTTGCCGCCTTTGTTTACAAAACCAGCCTGTTCAAGCCGCGCGATCATAGTGTCTGACCTTGGGTGGCAACGATTCAAGCGAGGCGCGTGCCGAGTACAACACCGGCGCTGTGCAATCGCGCGAGCGTCTGCGCGCCGCCCTGCGATACCAGCTCAGGCTGCGGGTGTTTGAGTTCCTCGGCGATCTGCGTTAACAGTTCGCGGCCTGTTCTTTCAGGCGATTCTTCCAGCAGTGCTACCAACCGCGCGGTGACCGGATTCACCTCCATGAAACCGAGCTTGTCCCGCGCGTCGCGGTGAACAAGCAGCCAGGTCGGCTGCTCGGCGGGCGCCGCGGGCCTGAAATCCGGGCCAATCCTGTGCACCGGATACTGATAGCTCAACAGCCACGCCAGCGGTGACAGCACCGGGCGGCCTTCCAGCAGGTCGCCTTGCGTATCGATGTGCGACCAGTCCGGTTCGTCCTCGGCAACCGACAACCCAAGCTCCACCCACTCGTAATGCGCCAGTTCCTTGATAAACGGCGGGTCTTCTGGCCGCGGTTCGCGTTCCTCTTGCAAATACTTCAGGAACTCCTGCGAGATCTCCAGAAAATATGGCGTGTGGCTACGGTGATGCGCGAAAAAATCCCGCGCCATGCGGTGCCAGTCGGCGTCGTTATAAAGCTGGCGCAGCACCGGAAAGCCGCTGGCTATGAATCCCTGGATGTTGTTGTAAAACAGGTTGCGGTAGATCGCCATGCGGCGGTCTTCGATATCTTGCGGTCTAGCGTTCACCTCCGGGTCGCGCACGTGCGCGGTGAACGCGAATTGCGCGCGCTGGAATTCGGGCAGGGCCTTATCCATGCGCGCTGGCCGCTGGTGTGGACTCGACGGTTTGCCATTTCCGTTGATACGCGTGGATTGTTTCGACCTCGGTCAGCAACTCGGGCAGCGGCGGAAAATTGAAGTCGCGCTCCAGCATCGTCGGGAACACGCCGAAGTGCGCGTAAGCCTCGTCCAGCAAGGTCCACACCGGATCGATGACATCGGCGCCATGCGTGTCGATAATCAGATCCACGTCTTCGCGGTAATGGCCGGCCACGTGACAGTAGGCGATGCGCTCGCCGGGCAGGGATTTCATAAAATCCAGCGGGTCGTAACGGTGATTGACCGAGTTGACGTAGATGTTGTTCACGTCCAGCAGCAGGTCGCAGTCGGCCCGTTCCAGCACCGCGTTGATGAACGTAGCTTCGTCCATTT encodes:
- a CDS encoding putative DNA-binding domain-containing protein → MDKALPEFQRAQFAFTAHVRDPEVNARPQDIEDRRMAIYRNLFYNNIQGFIASGFPVLRQLYNDADWHRMARDFFAHHRSHTPYFLEISQEFLKYLQEEREPRPEDPPFIKELAHYEWVELGLSVAEDEPDWSHIDTQGDLLEGRPVLSPLAWLLSYQYPVHRIGPDFRPAAPAEQPTWLLVHRDARDKLGFMEVNPVTARLVALLEESPERTGRELLTQIAEELKHPQPELVSQGGAQTLARLHSAGVVLGTRLA
- a CDS encoding type II toxin-antitoxin system HicA family toxin, with protein sequence MIARLEQAGFVNKGGKGTHRNYIHPRVAHPVSITGKSGDDAKHYQIRAAELAIEESQK